In one window of Tumebacillus algifaecis DNA:
- the spo0A gene encoding sporulation transcription factor Spo0A gives MKNIKVLIADDNREFAELLKEFVTEQSDMEVIGVAYNGSEVLELLDSHQPDVIILDIIMPVLDGIGVLEKIQGMQLAYDPKVIMLTAFGQENITKRAVEFGAAYYILKPFDMDVLANRIRQVVRVPGTAPKQQMTRGKNVDASITNIIHEIGVPAHIKGYHYLREAIGMVYKDVEILGSITKVLYPKIAEKYNTTPSRVERAIRHAIEVAWGRGNVDSIRNLFGNTVNVGKAKPTNSEFIAMVADKLRIEAKIS, from the coding sequence GTGAAGAATATCAAAGTTCTGATCGCAGATGATAACCGCGAATTTGCGGAGCTTCTCAAGGAGTTTGTCACCGAGCAAAGCGATATGGAAGTCATCGGCGTTGCGTACAACGGCAGCGAGGTGTTGGAACTGCTGGACAGCCACCAGCCGGACGTAATCATCCTCGACATCATCATGCCCGTTCTGGACGGCATTGGGGTTCTCGAGAAGATTCAAGGGATGCAACTAGCGTATGACCCGAAAGTCATTATGTTAACGGCTTTCGGTCAAGAAAATATCACCAAGCGCGCTGTGGAATTTGGCGCAGCGTACTATATTTTAAAGCCGTTTGACATGGATGTGTTGGCCAACCGCATTCGCCAAGTGGTGCGCGTTCCAGGGACTGCTCCGAAACAGCAGATGACCCGCGGCAAGAACGTGGATGCCTCGATTACTAACATCATCCACGAAATCGGTGTCCCCGCGCATATCAAAGGGTATCATTACCTGCGGGAAGCGATCGGCATGGTCTACAAAGATGTGGAGATCCTCGGTTCGATCACCAAGGTGCTCTATCCGAAGATCGCAGAAAAGTACAATACAACTCCATCCCGTGTCGAGCGTGCGATCCGCCATGCGATCGAAGTCGCCTGGGGCAGAGGCAACGTAGACTCGATCCGCAACCTGTTCGGCAACACCGTCAACGTGGGCAAGGCGAAACCGACCAACTCGGAGTTCATCGCGATGGTCGCGGATAAGTTGAGGATTGAGGCGAAGATTTCGTAG